GGCAAGCAGGTATCTCATCAACCAAGCTTGCCAACGTTCCCATGGTCACATGCTTTTGGAAGCCATTCTAGAGCTAATTCAGACATAGTTAAGTTATCAACAAGTAGAAGCACATGCCAAGGTAAATGGGCAGGGATAGGTTTAATTGCTAGCTCCACTGACATCAGTCGTGGTTGTTTTACAAACATTGATTCATTCAGCTATGATCAGAGCCTTGTTCCTTCAACCAGTAGTTCAAGCAATAAAGATTGCCCATCTTTATTTGCTATTTTCCCTTTCTGTCAGTGGAATTCCTCATCTTATGTAACACGTTCTAAAGATTTCGAGGCTACTATAGGTACAATTTTTTCTTTGGCTACCTggatttttgttatgtttttgcATTGTATCTAATATACTCTTCCCCTTCTTCACTGTGATGTTATTGAATGAAACACATCATTTATATACTTTCACCTACTTTTCCTTGTTTTACGTGGTATTTTCCTTGGTTGGGTTTCAGGGAAAATCATTCAGAATCCCCATTTATGTTATTTCCCTCATGAAATATGTTTATtgcaaatttcattttaaatctTATAATCTAGAAAGCATGAACAGCACGCCTGAAATATGTTTCTTGTATTGTAAGTCTTAAATCATTCGCTGAAGTTACAAGTGGTTTTAGGTGTCACCATCTTCTCCCCTGCTTAATATTTTGGTCTCTGGCAGATGAGCACTGTCCAAGATTATTAGAAGCTGCAAAAATTCTGTGTGAAATTGCAACGAAACCTCCGGGACAGAACCCTTACGGAATCATAAGATCACAGAAGAAGACTTCACATAAGAACATGAAAGGTAAAAGCTTGAAGCCAACTGCAAACCATGAAGAGATGTCTTCAGCACCAACTTCAGTGGTTGGATCCGACCTAATGGCCAGAACTGTCGACCAAATAATTCCTGCAAAGAAGCCAAGGGTTTCGACAGTCGAGAATAGAAATGGTGTTCATTCACATTATGTTAAAAAGGGACCCTATTCTTCAAAATCAAGTATACCATTACCAAGTAAACCGGTTAGGGACTTGATTAGAGAGAACAAGCCTTCGGCGGCAGCTACTATACTGAAGGAGCTTACTATGATGCGCCCAACTAATAGGATTTTGGATAAGGGTAGGGCTTATGTTGGTCAATTCAAGGTTCAAAAATTAGGATTGGTGGATTGGAAACGAGGAAAGGAGAAGTGAGAATGATCAAGCATCATCTAGTGTAGAAAACCTCTATTGCTCTGACATCTGTTGTGATTAATTaccaaaaattatatttagtcATAGGCTGCTTTGTATATACTATCATTATGGCTGCAATGAGACTGTTGTAAAGGTTATTTTCAAGGGAAAACTCGTTTcaaatgtttaatttaaatataggTGTACAAAAAACATCATTCTTTGTCAAtgtagagcatttgtggcaacATTAGCAAGCAGATTTTCTGTTTTTGCGCGTGCTTATGTGAGATGACTTTATGTAATCGACTAACTGTAGTGTGGGTAATTGGTGCTTACGTACTGATTAGAGATGTGATAAATGAACGTGACATTAATTTTTAGCTTTGGGCATATAATGCATGGATCGTTATGTAAAACCCCATAACATTTTTCTTCTGTAGTTTGCCACAGTATCATAATTTGAAATGTTTGTCTATTCATCTGATAAAAGCACAATCACatgataacttgttttcttttaataGAAGAACGAATGAAAAGAGGAAATTAGTTACTGGAAAGGAGTTGAATTTCTATCAATTTTATCAAAAAGAAAGACACGAGGAATTGAGAAACTGAACGTAATAGTCCTAGGCAAATTTGAATTTTCCTTTCATCCTTTATTTATGATCTCTCTGGTGCCCAACATATCAAAACTTGAAATATACCACATCTCAGAATATTAACAAAACACGAAGCAGAAAGAGCATATGTAGAATGAAAAAGTGTCAAGAAAACATTTGATCAAGGAGTAAGACGAGTCCCATGGCAAAGGCAGGATCAAAGCCAGGGTGCACAACCAACTGAAAAATCTCTATCCCAAAAGAGACGTTTTTGGTATTAGCTTCCTTCCTCTTAATTTCAGCCACCACCCTTCTGCACTGATCCAACACCTTACACGAACGATGTGCGTAGGAACCCTCCACAGTAAACGCCACACACCGTTTATCTGAATGTGAGACTCCACGGAACACGTAGGCCAGAACATTGCTGTTGCCATGTAAAATATTCACATGCTTCTTTACACGATAAATTGGACTCTTTGATGGCTTAGAAAAGTCACTTCTCGTTCTAATGTTGTTCCCCACTTCCCCTTCATACACAAACCATCCATCTAACAATCCAAGCCTCTGCACATCAAATCAAAACTATCACTTTTCGTtacataaacaaataaaatgaaacaagaGAAAGTGCAGCATAAAGAACATCATCGACTAAAACATACCCTGCGGCGGAACATGGTGAGTATAGATTTTCCCGAGGCATCCATGAGAGTGACTTCGTTTGGTCGACCAATATAATTGTCGACCCTATACACCAAATTTCCACAACAATCGATGACAGTGAATCCCTTGCAACTCATCACCAAGGATTTT
The sequence above is a segment of the Phaseolus vulgaris cultivar G19833 chromosome 2, P. vulgaris v2.0, whole genome shotgun sequence genome. Coding sequences within it:
- the LOC137811443 gene encoding protein LURP-one-related 17-like, which codes for MRVFPGLKSLSRAVHEEQEQEHEHEQEKNNAEKLTVWRKSLVMSCKGFTVIDCCGNLVYRVDNYIGRPNEVTLMDASGKSILTMFRRRRLGLLDGWFVYEGEVGNNIRTRSDFSKPSKSPIYRVKKHVNILHGNSNVLAYVFRGVSHSDKRCVAFTVEGSYAHRSCKVLDQCRRVVAEIKRKEANTKNVSFGIEIFQLVVHPGFDPAFAMGLVLLLDQMFS